TATCTAATGGCAGTCAGTGGAAATGTTACCGAATTACTGTTTTGACCATTATATAGCACAGTTTTTCACACCATGACTAACCTTGAAGCCCGATGAATATCAGAAAAGGTTGTTGTTCGCTTCCTGTGATTGTTCGAGATATGATAGTATGCAATGGGATATTGAATGACCAGACAAGGTACACAGATTTCTGACCATACAACAAAGATCGTATCGTAGTCTGGCGTATTCAAgatcaaacaaacttttttttaaacaagcTATCGTCATAGTAAACGTTTCCAACCACCTCATAActattcatttattttcaactcgatttaatttcattaaatactttataaaaatatatgtgaCGTTTTTTTCAACAGGATGCCACACTATGGTAAAACGGTTTGTAAGTAGAAAAGATTTGTTGGACAGAGCACGTTGTTTGTGTGGCTGTATAGATGTCATAAATTGACCACAGGAACACGTGAAGTGCCCTGCGTATTTTATGCAATTAGTGTTTGGTGTTCATATTACTGTGTACAGCAGTatcgtcttcggtttcctcgaCTCAACAACACAAGAAACGGTCAGGCTATTTTGGTTGTAAATCCAAGGAAATAGAATTACTGTTCTGCAGTGAACCTCAGAATTTCATCGATGCGCATGCAAAATAAGCGACAGAAGAGAACCAAGAGACAAAGCTTTGTTcttaatgacaaagatccgaaaatttttgcAAGAAAAGAAATTTCAGTTGCGTACTTCTCATCTcgttattttgaattatttcgtTTGCAAAAGATAAAAGTTTGTTGCGCGGTGTGTTTGTCAGGAAAAACGGTTAATTGCCAGACGCTGTTCGATTATTGCTTCCTTCCTGTTATGGGTTTTCAGTACGCTTCGCAAGCAAAGGCAGAACTACTAGGATTTTTGtgagaaacattctcgacttcctgggcatggTGTATCGTTTTGCtaaacaaaatacatactcatgcaggcatagaaaagctttcatttcGCGAAAACCGAGTGCTCGGTGGAGTTTTGTCAATCTGGCCGGATAACCGAGCATTCAGCAGATGAAAACGCGGTTCTCATACAACCGAGTACGGATGAATATTCTAAGTGTGTATGAAATTCTAAGCTATAGAATTTCTAATGGTTTCACAGAATTTCATCTTGCGAACAACGAACCTTAGTGTTTGAAAGATTCCAGTGTGATTCCGGGCAGCTTTGTCAAATTCAAGTGGACTTTGCACAGGATATCCAAGCTTTGTAAATTCTAGAATGACTAAACGATCTTAGAACTACTAAAATGGAATTTCGTAACGAGTTTCTATTAAAATTCTTTGGAGAATGGTTCCTCAAAAGTCGATGAAAGTTCTACAATAACCGATATCATAAATATTTTGGCTGTTTCTGGATAACTCAAAACTGTTTTTCTTTATCGTCTTTTGTTCAATTAAACTAATGAGAGGGTCTGATTCATTCATGACCCAAATTAATGTCATGTTAGTTATAAACTCTAGATCGTTTTCTAGCCAAATGGAGGTGTAATTTTTTTATCTGTATATGCTGATTTTCTACTGCTCTGCTGCTTGAATACCGAGGAATGCTGGAGAGTTAATTATTATTTCCTCATCATGAACAAGTACTTTATGCACGGTCGCTGGAACGTTAAACCAATCGTACAAATCAAGAGAATAACTTTGGAATAAACGTCAATATTTTCCGGGTGGTTCTCAACAATTACCTAATTGCGATTAAAATATTCCGGAATCTTACAATTAGTTGTGCGTTGATGTCACGTTGAAAAGAGAAATATTGGCTCTGCTATTCATGTTTGTACTTGAACTTatctatttttaatgaatttagaATTTCCTCACTTTAACTAAAGTAAAAGTTACAAGGACGGGCTAGGTACACTTCAGATAACTAAAAAGGGATGCAGTTAGGTTGCTAGATAGTTATAAGTATTGGTTAAGCGGTCCTCCAGCTAAAAATGATTAGAGAAAGCTCCAGGGTTATTACTTTTCGGATGAGTATAATCAttggttgatatttttttccaaccatGTACAGAGCAAGACCATACTGTTGGCGGCTGAATTTGATTCCCGGTCTTATACCATGAAGTCTGGTCCTGAGGGGCATTGAAAGGGTTTTGATTAAGTTgacttgtcgagtcaagtacgagacactgaagacgaccacacagttgcgatcgaaatacgtatctacaaagataacaaaacgtagtggaattaaatggacagagtactaaactcgtcttagatggTTTCCGTATAGAGGGTGTTGCGATGGCTTTCGgtgtttatatctcttgttagatttttttcataattgaaaatagcccaaaaacactaaatcgactaaATCTAAACACTAAATCGACACTAAGAGGTCTAATGACTTGGTGGTCACCAGACTGCtttccggaaaacccggaacgttcgtaaaaatggtcatgttGGAAAGTTCATCCTACATCAGcgcaattttgacgtaaactacgtctaaggggaagactcggatacagggtgtaaaatgaaaatttcaaaattggggaccgtcacgaaatcatgtaagatttgtaacattaatagctcctttatcttccaatggattttaaagatttatatatcaatcgagcgggcttggtagtcatatggctactgcttctgcctcatacgcaggaggtcgtgggttcaatcccaggtccgttccattctcctactttgtatctttctctatatttatcatgttctagcaatcgctagaactggaaatggacttccataccgtttccattactattcctataccttcaacttgagtattctaacagtaatctgctagaattggaaatgaacttatagagctcgtttcctacatccaattagaaattccatcagtttccttctcctatctatcacattggcagctcgttaaccaagacggacctctgcctctcgaacctaacccaaaattccaacaaattccgcatgaactcgtggcaagtgcagaggtatattcggcttgcagtgggcgagtgattgcatcatcatttcctcccccttcccaacattgacttgcattctgacgtggcaggcgccagtatgacctaacaaatgagatcaccagtacttgtacattgaagatgtgtgctagtcccaagcaaacatctgttggttccctgtgcaagaactgctgatctggtcataatggagtagcaactacgagcagtcaatcaagctcaagctcaagctcaatggattttaaagatttgtatatcaatcgattcgtaaACTCCCCACCAATTTGtcagtagtattgaaacttttgattatgaACGCTGaactagggtaaaatgcccaatagtggaccccctagtagcgaaattttgctctttttgtcataaagagtagaaattttcaacatattaattctgcttgacatctaataccaagtcctgcatctcctcttcacgatacatacataaaacactcaaatacacgacgttattcgttgaaattaacattttaaagtctggcTGAATTCGCCCCATAGTAGACCCTGGGGTCCATAATAAGAATATGCTTttctatagtcgacacttcatttgatttttatgttccgtttcgggacgttcttcttccgtattatggacccccaaaatattcctataatggacactctcgtgtttatttttatggaattgtaaaaatcatttaattttactttccatagcatttccaatgcatgtaatcaaatcataggactgtaaggtaggttctcccgatggaatttcatagcaaaatgttaacattgtgctgtaataatgcaaaaatggctggagggtccactattggttgggggtccactatttgGCACATtaccctattgaaaattttagttcttccatgcatcatgcatccccTATACAACGTGTTCCAATTCTTGATAATTGCCTTTTACGGTATTATAAAGTATTAAACTGGGGTGTATGAAAGGGATGGtccagctgctagacagtggaGTCCCTACTCTCTCACATAatgggagatgctgctaaagctgggtagtagtgtCAGTGAGACAATTCCtcctcttctatatagagcggaatgaTTAGTTTAATATACTATACTTGTTTTtaagtagtttacgtcgagcggtcgtgtcttgtattcaaccccaagattttttttctaagcaATTTCTGGCGCTGGTCTTACAGTTAAtacacagttcttactctgctatgaccgcaggtggTCACTAAACGGCCTATcagataatccggaacgtctgTAAAATCGTCATTTGGTTAATTTGTCCTAGAGtagcgcatttttttctaagccatttctgacggtgatcttcttcttcttcttattggccatacatccccacactggtacagagtcgcctcgcagcttagtcttcgttaagcacttccacagttattaactgcaacgtttctaagcctagttaccattttgcattcgtatatcatgaggctaacacgatgatactcttatgcccagggaagtcgagacaatttccaatccgaaaattgcctagaccggcaccgggaatcgaacccagccaccctcagcattgtcttgctttgtagccgcgcgtcttaccgcacggctaaggagggtgaTCTTAGTGTTAATTtacagttcttactctgcaaCGACCGCAGGTGGCTACCAGGCGGCCTTTTCGCAAATCCGGAACGAAcgtaaaaatggccattttggaaagtgtcctagagcagcgcatttttttctgaaccatttctgacggtgatcttGGACATATTTCAAAGTCATACTCAGCTATAACCGCAGTTGGCCACCAGATGGCCTTCCGGATAATCCTAAACGTccgtaaaatggtcattttgtgaagtACGTACCAAATCAATACCTTGTCTAAGTTTAGTTATCTTGTCGAATAATGTGTTTGTAATGGCCATCTAAACTCCTGAAAGTACCTCAATGAGGTACCATATCTACTTGAGGTACATACAGTGCACTTTGCCTTACTGGATGTACTGTAACTCGATGTGAAAACTGGCTACTATGATCAATTTCTTGATAATAATTTCGATAATAATAACGAACGGCCAATCCCAAGAAACAACGGAACGCAAAAGTCGGAATTCTTAATGAATCTAAAAACAAGTTTTACCCGCATTAAAATTTTTAACAGTAACTGCTagactagtcaagttgaaggtacaggattgaaatggaaacggtatagaAATCCATTTCCTATTTTAGCGCTTGCtataacatgagaaatatagaaaaaGATACAAAATAGGAGAATGAAATGGGCCTGAGATTGAACCCACGGCCTCctgtgtatgaggcagaaacggtagccatatgactaccaaacACATTTTTCGGAATACATTGGTTTGCAAATCTCATATAATTGTAAATGACGGCACTTTTAAATCCCACATATCCTGAGATATCTAACAAAACTGGTTGACCCATATATCACCACCCAGCGGatgtaatccaaactaaacagtttttcaGTATATTGGTTTTTATCCTCGAACAGCTGTGTAGAAGACGGCCACTCTCTAATATCACAGATCCGGGGATATATAACCAAACTGGTGGTCTCACATGCACTAGCACTACTCGGTAGATGATTTTTAAACTTAACATAATCCaaacaaacaatttttaaactttgtagaagacggcaattttctaaatcccagagattccgagatatcgaactaaactgatctctcatctacactagcgccaccttaCGGCTGAATTTTGAACTAAACAGTTtatcaacatattggtttccaatgctCGAACAACTCCATAGAAGACGACAACTTCCCACGGGATCCCACAGATCCCGGGATATCGaagaactgatctctcatattgTTCGGACGTAATTAAAAACCCAGTTTTTGAAGCAGCGGTTTGATGATATTGGCAGCTCAAAACTacaaaaattcattttattaGGTTTAAGATATGAGGAATAAAGTTTAATGAACTTACATAAATggtattttcaatgtttttatcTATCCGAACAAACGTCAGTTTTTATCTCGAGGGGCGATTTGTCACTCACCTAAATATAATTCAATTAGCAATTGCTTATTGCAAGAATTCTCACCCAGGTACTTACAAATCGATTAAACTTTACATCTGCTCTAAATTTACGAATTGTAATTTGATCGCAATAAAgatattaattttaattaatgtTGCACTTTCGTTCTACCATATGTAAACAAAAAAGGCTTCATCACACAGCCCGGAAACGGTCGACCGCAGTACTCCTTTCTCCCGCAGTTAGTTGAAACGCAGTAGTCTCACTTTTCAACGGGGTCGGTACTCCTATTATCGGGCAGCGGTGCTAACAATCTCCCGCCCGTAACTCTGGTCTAGGCTCGGTTCCTTGGGCAGATTTACTACCGAGTTCCAGCACCGCCAATTTGGTCACCGGTCGACGCAGCACTTTCCGATTGGTCCTCACCAATGCTTGGCGAATTCGACCGTCTCTTCCTTGAATCAGCTGCTCAATGATTCCCCTAGTCCAGCTTCTCCGATTGCCACTATCTGTAATGTAGACCAAATCTCCTACAGCGATCGGTTGGCTTTCGCCATGCCACTTAGTGCGCTGATTTATGTTCGGGATGTATTCTTTCACCCACCTTTGCCACAGCAAGTCTGCCAACTGCTGTGATCTTATGTATTGGTCCCTCAGAGCCCTTGCTTGGTCAACTGCGGCTGGCTCCAATTTGAGTACATTTGCTGGCAGTCCTCGAAGGAAATGATTTGGAGTCAAAGCTTCGGCTTCCGCTGATTCTTGAGGCACATACGTCAACGGTCGTGAATTAATCATCTCCTCCGATTCGGCCAAAACTGTCAGCAACACTTCATCCGTTAAACGCCTACCGTCGTCGAGCGCCTTCATCGCTTCTTTTGCAGAACGCACCAGTCGCTCCCAACTCCCACCCATGTGGGGAGCTGAAGGCGGGTTAAAATGCCACTGTGTTCTGGCATCTGTGAATTCTTCTGCGCAGGCAATGTCAATTTGCTGGCCCAGCAGACCAAACTCCTTGCTGACGGCTTGGAAATTTGTCCCATTATCAGAAAAAAACTCCAGCGGAACTCCTCGTCGGCATATGAATCGACGAATCGCCATAATGCAAGCCTGACTGGTGAGGCTATGGGCGACTTCCATATGGATAGCTCTTGTGGTGAAACAAGTCAACAGCGCCACCCATCTCTTCTCCGACCGTCGTCCTACAGTCACGCTGATTGGCCCGAAGTAGTCGATCCCTACAAAGCTGAACGGCCGCATATTCGGGACAAGTCGCTGATCGGGCAATGGAGCCATCCTCGGGAACTTGGGCTTGCACTTGTAGACTCGGCACCATATGCATTCCCGTATCACCTGCAGCACCGCTGCTCGCACGTTCGGGATGTAAAAACGCTGACGCACCTCGTTTACCACGGTTTCACGATTGGCATGACCAAACTTCTTGTGGTAAAATATCAGCAGCTTCTTAGTAATATCGTGGTTTTTGGGTAGTACAATCGGGAATCTCAGTTCAAACGGTATGAATTCGGCGTGAGCAGACCTTCCTTCCATTCGGATGACATCGTTCTCATCCATCATCGGCGAAAGCTTGTGTAGTGGGCTAAAGAGTGCCATTTTTCGGGGGGCAAATTGCGATTTTTTATTAGCGTTTTTACCTCATCCGCAAATACTTCTTGTTGAACTGCTCTCCACAGATAATTCTCAGCTAGCAAATATTCTTCCCTCGTTAGTGGTGTTATTACTGCATCAACTGTATTGTTCACTATTTTGTGTAAGTGGGGTGTACTTGGCAGCGCGTCGATCGGTTGGTTTATTTGCCTTCTTCGACAATTCGATGCAAATCGTTTACAGCACGCTATTGTACGCACTAATATATTCCACGACGAGAAGCGAGTACTGTCAATAAAGTTGTCCTTCATTTCAATTTCGTGGAATAAATGTACGGCTCAAGCTCCTCCATTGGGTTTGGTGCTATTTTTCCATTTGGAGGCCAAAATTTTTCTGGGCGATATAGAAAATTTGGACCGTTCACGTATTCTCCACTAGGATCCAGAGGTTGCCCAGATTTCCACTTGGTCAGAATGTCGGCGATATTCATCAGGCCCGGAACCCAACGCCATTCAATGACACTCGTCCGACTCAGGATCTTGCCAATACGGTGCGCCACAAACTGTTTATATTTCCTGTGGTCCGAGTGAATCCACGCCAACACCGTCCGAGAGTCAATCCAGAAAACAGTTTTTGTGATGGGAATAGAGTGGCCAGCTTTGATCGTAACTGAAAGCTAGTTCCGCCGCATTTAGTTCCAGTCTGGGGATGGACTCATGTTGCAACGGCGCCACTTTTGTCTTAGCGGCAACTAATGCATTCTTGGGTAGACCTTCGATCACCGTTCGAAAGTAGGCCACACAGCCATAGGCGTTTTCGCTTGCATCTGCAAAAATATGCAGTTGTAAGCCGTCACGATCCATCGGCCTTGCCGACGAAAAGTAACAGCGAGGAATTTTAAGGGATTCAACAGCGGGCATAGCAGTTGTCCAACGATTCCACTTCGTGGCAGCTTCATCAGTAATTTTCTCATCCCAGG
The nucleotide sequence above comes from Armigeres subalbatus isolate Guangzhou_Male chromosome 3, GZ_Asu_2, whole genome shotgun sequence. Encoded proteins:
- the LOC134223145 gene encoding uncharacterized protein LOC134223145: MALFSPLHKLSPMMDENDVIRMEGRSAHAEFIPFELRFPIVLPKNHDITKKLLIFYHKKFGHANRETVVNEVRQRFYIPNVRAAVLQVIRECIWCRVYKCKPKFPRMAPLPDQRLVPNMRPFSFVGIDYFGPISVTVGRRSEKRWVALLTCFTTRAIHMEVAHSLTSQACIMAIRRFICRRGVPLEFFSDNGTNFQAVSKEFGLLGQQIDIACAEEFTDARTQWHFNPPSAPHMGGSWERLVRSAKEAMKALDDGRRLTDEVLLTVLAESEEMINSRPLTYVPQESAEAEALTPNHFLRGLPANVLKLEPAAVDQARALRDQYIRSQQLADLLWQRWVKEYIPNINQRTKWHGESQPIAVGDLVYITDSGNRRSWTRGIIEQLIQGRDGRIRQALVRTNRKVLRRPVTKLAVLELGSKSAQGTEPRPELRAGDC